The Candidatus Edwardsbacteria bacterium genomic interval CTCATCCAGCATTTTGGCTCTCAGGCATCTTTGGTAGACATGTTGGATCATCGGCTTCCCGCATATCATGGCCAGTGGTTTGCCCGGATAGCGGGTGGAGCCGTAACGGGCCGGAATAACGCCTAATATTTTCATCTTTTTTTATGCTTTTGGCCCCGAATCCGCTACTTCTTTGGAAGCATAATCCTTATACTGCTCAAAGTTTTTGGCGAACATGGCCGCCAGCTCCCGGGCTTTTTTATCGTAGGCCGCCTGGTCCGCCCAGGTGTTCCTGGGGGTCATCACTTCGGCGGGCACCCCCTCACAGGCGTCGGGCACCAGGATGTTGAACACCGGATCCGGAGTAAATTTGGATTTTTCCAGCTGGCCGCTCAGAGCGGCGGTCAGCAATGCCCGGGTGATGGAGATCTTCATCCGGCTGCCCACCCCGGCCGGCCCGCCCGACCAGCCGGTGTTGACCAGCCAGCAGTTGGTTTTATGTTTTGCCAGTTTGTCCGCCAGCATGGCGGCGTACCTGGTGGGATGCAGGGGCATGAACGGGGCGCCGAAACAGGTGGAGAAGGTGGGCTGCGGTTGGTCGATCCCGGTCTCGGTCCCGGCCAGCTTGGAGGTGAAGCCCGACAGGAAATGATAACTGGCCATCTCCGGGGTCAGCTTGGCGATGGGCGGCAGCACCCCAAAAGCGTCGCAGGTTAAAAAGAAAACGTTCTTGGGATGCCCGCACACCCCGGGGATAACGCAGTTGGGGATATGCTCCACCGGATAGGTGGCCCGGGTGTTCTCGGTGATGTCGTCGGAATTATAATCTATCAGCCGGGTGTCCGGATCGACCACCACGTTCTCCAGCAGAGAGCCGAACCTGATGGCGTTGAATATCTGGGGCTCGGCCTCGGCCGATAATTTAATGACCTTGGCGTAGCAGCCGCCCTCGAAATTGAATATTCCGGCATCGGACCAGCCGTGCTCGTCGTCTCCGACCAGACGGCGGTTGGGATCGGCCGACAGGGTGGTCTTGCCGGTGCCGGAGAGGCCGAAGAACAGCGCGGGGGCTCCATCCGTGCCCAGGTTGGCCGAGCAGTGCATGGGAAAGACGTTCTGCTGGGGCATCAGGAAATTCATGATTGAAAATATGCTCTTCTTGATCTCCCCGCCGTACATGCTGCCTATGACCAGGTTGATCTTTTTTTCAAAGCTGACCCCGACGAAAGCGCTGGATTTCGTGCCGTCGGTCTTGGGGTCGGCTTTCAGGCTGCCGCAGCCCATCAACGTAAAGCCGGGGATAAAATTTTCCAGCTCTTGCTTGGTAGGCCGGATGAAAAGGGTCTGAGCGAACAACGCATGCCAGATAGTGTCGGTTATCACCCTGACCGCCAACCGGTGTTTGGAATCGGCTCCGGCAAATCCATCGAATACGTATATATCTTTATCGCTGAGATGATGGTATGCTTTATGCAGCAATTTATCGAATTGCTCCGGGGAACATTTTAAATTGACCTTGCCCCAGGCTATCAGGTCTTTTGTGGGCAGCTCCTCGGCTATGAACTTGTCATTGGGCGACCGCCCGGTCCTTTCTCCGGTCTTCACCACCAGAGCGCCGTTGGAGGCCAGGATCCCGTCGCTGGATGCCAGCGATTTTTCGATCAGTACCGCTGCCGGCAGGTTTCGGTAAACGGCTTTGGAGGTTTTTAGGCCCAATTCCTCAAGCACTTTTCTGATGTCCATACTGGATAAAACTCCTTATGTGATAGAAATTTTATGTTGCGTTTTATGGTTTGAAGGGTATGATGATTCTTTAGATCCTGCCTTTAAAGATCAACGGATTTCCTTTGGTAAATTCCTTTTGACCGTCCGCCCGGGCCTTTCCTCAGGAAATATTTCGGAGCCCTCCCGGCCTTTTTCTGCCCTCCTGGACATCGCCTATGGGCCGGGATTGATCTGCCATAAGTTTGAAGGCCGCCATAAGGCACATCTCCCTAACGGCGGCTGTCATCTGGTCGGCAGGTGTTAAACCCGGTCGGGCGCAAATTAAAGTTTTGACGGCTTAAGCACCCAGACCTCGGTGCTCTTGGGCAACAAGGCCTTGGTTATCTCGGCCTCAGAGCTGTTCAGTATTTTAACATTGGGCCGGCCGGCGGTGAAATCCTCCAGCGGCCCCAGGTTGAATCCCACGCTTTTGGTCTTGTAATGCATGGGGAGACAGATTTTGGGCGAGAGTGATTCCATTACCTTCCCGGCCTCGCCGGCATCCACCGTAAAGGTGCCTCCCACCGGGATCATAAGAACATCCACCGGGCCGATCTGGGAAGCCTCGATTTTACTCAAGAGATGACCCAGGTCGCCCAGATGGCAGAGGGTCATTCCGTCGATGGTATAGATGAATGCTATGCAGGCGCCCCGCTCCGAACCGCGACTGGCATCGTGGTACAGGCTGACGCCCCTGACCGAAATCCCCTTGAACACAAAGGCCCCGGCCTCCCGGAAGACCCGGGCCTTGTCGTGCTCCCGGCTGATGTAATT includes:
- the pckA gene encoding phosphoenolpyruvate carboxykinase (ATP); the protein is MDIRKVLEELGLKTSKAVYRNLPAAVLIEKSLASSDGILASNGALVVKTGERTGRSPNDKFIAEELPTKDLIAWGKVNLKCSPEQFDKLLHKAYHHLSDKDIYVFDGFAGADSKHRLAVRVITDTIWHALFAQTLFIRPTKQELENFIPGFTLMGCGSLKADPKTDGTKSSAFVGVSFEKKINLVIGSMYGGEIKKSIFSIMNFLMPQQNVFPMHCSANLGTDGAPALFFGLSGTGKTTLSADPNRRLVGDDEHGWSDAGIFNFEGGCYAKVIKLSAEAEPQIFNAIRFGSLLENVVVDPDTRLIDYNSDDITENTRATYPVEHIPNCVIPGVCGHPKNVFFLTCDAFGVLPPIAKLTPEMASYHFLSGFTSKLAGTETGIDQPQPTFSTCFGAPFMPLHPTRYAAMLADKLAKHKTNCWLVNTGWSGGPAGVGSRMKISITRALLTAALSGQLEKSKFTPDPVFNILVPDACEGVPAEVMTPRNTWADQAAYDKKARELAAMFAKNFEQYKDYASKEVADSGPKA
- a CDS encoding MBL fold metallo-hydrolase, which gives rise to MKIKYFAHSSFQLSSAKGTRLLTDPYESGSYGGAVGYKKIDEPTDVITISHNHADHNYISREHDKARVFREAGAFVFKGISVRGVSLYHDASRGSERGACIAFIYTIDGMTLCHLGDLGHLLSKIEASQIGPVDVLMIPVGGTFTVDAGEAGKVMESLSPKICLPMHYKTKSVGFNLGPLEDFTAGRPNVKILNSSEAEITKALLPKSTEVWVLKPSKL